One part of the Mariniblastus fucicola genome encodes these proteins:
- a CDS encoding M16 family metallopeptidase produces the protein MEYRQHQLDNGLTVLAECNPQAHFSAFGFFVRTGARDETAEIGGVSHFLEHMVFKGTPNRSADQVNLELDEMGSSSNARTGEESTIYHAAVLPEFQTPMVNLLSDIMRPSLREEDFETEKQVIIEEILMYADQPPYGGYEKIMEEFFAGHPLQQSVLGTVETVGDLSAEQMKRYFDQQYSPGNIAFAASGKVDFDRLVEDIEQNCGDWKPFDVSRDLTEAKVSSGVHTIHRENSAQQYILQMARGPASNDPRRFASRVAMSIFGDDAGSRLYWEFLDSGRAESIGVGPCEYLGSGAVMTFLCCSPDAAKDNFERLTKLQKEIQAGANERELEMAKRKIASQIVLGSEATEARMFSIGTQWLNGADYKTPEEIATLYESVTLDEVNEVLVEFPLDVNTTVSIGPNESL, from the coding sequence ATGGAATACCGACAACATCAGCTTGACAATGGATTGACGGTTTTGGCCGAGTGCAATCCGCAGGCTCATTTTTCGGCGTTCGGTTTCTTCGTTCGCACTGGAGCACGCGATGAAACGGCTGAGATCGGCGGCGTGAGTCACTTTCTGGAACACATGGTCTTCAAAGGCACGCCGAATCGCTCCGCGGATCAGGTGAATCTTGAGCTGGACGAAATGGGCTCGAGTTCCAATGCGAGGACCGGCGAAGAGAGCACGATTTATCACGCCGCGGTACTGCCCGAGTTTCAAACTCCGATGGTGAATTTGCTCAGCGATATCATGCGTCCGAGCTTGCGGGAAGAAGACTTCGAGACCGAAAAACAGGTGATCATCGAAGAGATTTTGATGTACGCCGACCAGCCTCCCTACGGCGGCTATGAAAAGATCATGGAAGAATTCTTCGCCGGCCATCCGTTGCAACAAAGTGTTTTGGGTACGGTGGAGACCGTTGGCGATCTGTCGGCCGAACAAATGAAGCGTTACTTTGACCAACAGTACAGCCCGGGAAATATCGCGTTTGCGGCGTCAGGTAAAGTGGACTTTGATCGACTGGTTGAAGACATTGAGCAAAATTGTGGCGACTGGAAGCCGTTTGACGTGAGTCGCGATTTGACCGAAGCCAAGGTGAGCTCGGGCGTTCACACGATCCATCGGGAAAATTCGGCTCAGCAGTACATTCTGCAAATGGCTCGCGGTCCCGCATCCAATGATCCACGACGTTTTGCGTCGCGAGTCGCGATGAGCATTTTTGGAGACGACGCAGGCAGCCGTCTGTATTGGGAATTTCTGGATTCGGGTCGCGCGGAATCGATCGGCGTCGGTCCATGTGAATATTTGGGTAGCGGTGCCGTGATGACGTTTCTGTGCTGCAGTCCGGATGCGGCCAAGGATAATTTCGAACGGCTGACGAAGCTGCAAAAGGAGATTCAGGCTGGTGCCAACGAGCGTGAGCTGGAGATGGCAAAGCGAAAGATTGCGTCGCAGATCGTGTTGGGCAGCGAAGCGACCGAGGCGCGGATGTTTTCGATCGGCACGCAGTGGCTCAACGGGGCGGACTACAAAACGCCGGAGGAGATTGCGACGCTTTACGAAAGTGTGACGCTGGACGAAGTGAATGAGGTGCTGGTCGAGTTCCCGCTGGATGTGAACACGACGGTTTCGATCGGGCCGAACGAGTCGTTGTAG
- a CDS encoding GNAT family N-acetyltransferase — MSNFTLQTMQPDQWPEVASLIHDSTNAWYRANRNFDIFTEGPESTLLFCEVYESLDPGCCLVAVEDDSKRVLGSCFYHPRETHFSLGIMNVHPDAFGRGVARTMLGRIMELAESENKPVRLVSSAMNLDSYSLYTKAGFVPRETYQDMILEIPDSGIGTSNLHVRDATIDDVEAIMELERRVAHITREKDYRHFIANESGQWHTSVLYDDDELAGWIVSISHPASSMIGPCIARDEQSAIALLQAEINHRAGNTMVFLVPVEASQIVRAAYGWGAKNCELHVSQVYGEFKPFNGIVMPTFMPETA, encoded by the coding sequence ATGAGCAACTTCACACTCCAAACCATGCAGCCCGATCAGTGGCCAGAAGTCGCCTCGCTGATTCACGATTCCACCAACGCGTGGTACCGGGCCAATCGGAACTTCGACATCTTCACCGAAGGCCCTGAATCGACATTGTTGTTCTGCGAAGTCTACGAATCGCTCGATCCGGGCTGCTGTCTGGTTGCGGTGGAAGACGATTCAAAACGAGTCCTGGGCTCCTGCTTTTATCATCCGCGTGAGACGCATTTTTCGTTGGGCATCATGAACGTGCACCCCGATGCGTTTGGCCGAGGAGTGGCTCGCACGATGCTGGGGCGAATCATGGAACTCGCGGAATCCGAAAACAAACCGGTTCGTCTGGTTTCCAGTGCGATGAACCTGGATTCCTATTCGCTGTACACGAAAGCCGGCTTCGTGCCTCGGGAAACGTATCAGGACATGATCCTTGAGATACCAGATAGCGGAATCGGCACGTCAAATCTGCATGTTCGCGACGCGACGATAGATGACGTTGAGGCGATAATGGAACTGGAACGCCGTGTGGCACATATCACTCGCGAAAAAGACTACCGACACTTCATCGCCAATGAATCGGGCCAATGGCACACTTCGGTACTATACGATGACGACGAGTTGGCGGGCTGGATCGTGTCGATCTCTCATCCTGCATCCAGCATGATCGGGCCGTGCATTGCTCGGGATGAGCAGTCCGCGATCGCGTTGTTGCAAGCCGAGATCAACCACCGCGCCGGCAACACGATGGTCTTTCTGGTGCCCGTCGAGGCGTCGCAAATCGTGCGCGCCGCTTACGGTTGGGGCGCGAAGAACTGCGAGTTACATGTGTCTCAAGTCTACGGCGAATTTAAGCCGTTTAACGGAATCGTGATGCCAACGTTTATGCCAGAGACGGCATGA
- a CDS encoding ComEA family DNA-binding protein — MNSTPPKSAENQPSQRASNWGALFLRNADQTAFSLAWLVVVLGCGWYLATARGIDLIDIDQAQQQSAQFLVEVNSATKYEFECLPGIGPKTATAITQWRDEHGPFESIDALANVPGVSNGLLEKVRPFLHFESLDDVTQ; from the coding sequence GTGAACTCAACTCCGCCCAAATCTGCCGAAAATCAGCCGTCCCAGCGTGCTTCGAATTGGGGCGCCCTGTTCCTGAGAAACGCTGACCAGACCGCATTTTCCCTGGCTTGGCTGGTGGTTGTCCTGGGATGTGGATGGTATCTGGCGACGGCACGCGGAATCGATCTGATCGACATTGATCAGGCTCAACAACAATCGGCTCAGTTTCTAGTAGAAGTTAATTCAGCCACCAAATATGAGTTCGAGTGTCTTCCCGGGATCGGCCCCAAAACCGCGACGGCCATCACGCAATGGCGAGACGAACATGGCCCGTTTGAATCCATCGATGCGTTGGCCAACGTTCCTGGTGTTTCGAACGGGTTGCTGGAAAAGGTACGCCCGTTTTTGCATTTTGAGTCTTTGGACGACGTCACTCAATAA
- a CDS encoding small basic protein, with translation MTIDKSLKIKAGSAKMRNVMTRAERLAKLIDTDRWSEGDPVYGMPKVRVQKISLKKKKKVKKAEDEK, from the coding sequence ATGACAATCGACAAAAGCCTGAAAATCAAAGCTGGATCCGCGAAAATGCGAAACGTGATGACACGTGCGGAGCGATTGGCGAAACTGATCGATACTGACCGCTGGAGCGAAGGTGATCCGGTTTACGGCATGCCGAAAGTTCGCGTTCAAAAGATCTCGCTGAAGAAAAAGAAGAAGGTCAAAAAGGCCGAAGACGAGAAGTAA
- a CDS encoding DUF2461 domain-containing protein: MADTFNGFPPGFFKFYKELVKNNERDWFNANKDRYLDHVVDPALAFITAIEPKLKKVSPYFTAVAKRSGGSLMRIYRDTRFSKNKQPYKTNLGIHFRHEMGKNVHAPGFYFHYSPTEVFLGAGIWHPDREPLKQIRTAIVEYDVRWKRAKGGKKFKECFELSGDTLKRPPRDFDPEHKLIEDLKRKDFIAVTQLKAADMKSPEIVDLTIDRFKRAKPLVTFLCDALHVPS; the protein is encoded by the coding sequence ATGGCTGATACGTTTAATGGATTCCCACCCGGGTTTTTCAAGTTCTACAAAGAGTTGGTCAAGAACAACGAACGTGACTGGTTTAACGCAAACAAGGACCGCTACCTTGACCACGTAGTCGATCCTGCCCTGGCCTTCATCACCGCGATCGAACCAAAGCTAAAGAAAGTCTCGCCATACTTCACGGCGGTCGCCAAACGCAGCGGCGGTTCACTAATGCGGATCTATCGCGACACGCGGTTCTCGAAAAACAAACAGCCATACAAGACGAACCTTGGAATTCACTTTCGCCACGAGATGGGCAAGAACGTACATGCTCCCGGGTTCTATTTTCACTATTCGCCAACGGAAGTTTTCCTCGGCGCCGGCATCTGGCATCCGGATCGCGAACCGCTGAAACAGATTCGCACCGCGATCGTGGAGTATGACGTGAGATGGAAACGTGCCAAAGGCGGCAAGAAGTTCAAAGAATGCTTTGAACTCAGCGGCGACACGCTGAAACGGCCTCCGCGAGATTTCGATCCAGAGCATAAACTGATCGAGGATCTGAAACGCAAGGACTTCATCGCGGTGACGCAATTGAAAGCTGCTGACATGAAGTCACCTGAAATTGTTGACCTGACCATCGATCGTTTCAAACGCGCCAAACCACTGGTAACCTTTCTCTGCGACGCGTTGCACGTGCCGAGCTAG